One stretch of Prunus persica cultivar Lovell chromosome G1, Prunus_persica_NCBIv2, whole genome shotgun sequence DNA includes these proteins:
- the LOC18792062 gene encoding protein FANTASTIC FOUR 3, which yields MATIVCQGLQSCLDSHLVEPRTLRLKFSAPVAHHFSPNPGVKSWFPEANYIEEPREEKCHYEEPCINKPVDVHDNNKATSKTSDLGGWSFLQAVSNLSQQGPHKEDKENMYLPPQVYKTPSATKLTEKSLELCTEDLGSETGTIITEANIFSSDSEAEAKGKNVMPREQQKQRQFSGGKKGNVVHSFPPPLTTISGSDSIQVRPHREDGRLIMKAVKAPTTKSCFQAERSNGRLRLCFSKHFAPNFDSEELATQDDNEGCENDRSEEEEEEEAEQQDQEVVGENKEEDFVEQLEGDDDEGEKCMCLIEAEEVDGNSLKVGGEEGMDKFGRPSRCKEGGEHEKKGLLNWEPFWVAT from the coding sequence ATGGCGACAATTGTGTGTCAAGGTTTGCAGTCATGCCTAGACTCTCATCTTGTGGAGCCAAGGACACTAAGGCTAAAGTTTTCTGCACCAGTAGCTCATCACTTCTCCCCAAATCCTGGAGTTAAATCTTGGTTTCCAGAGGCTAACTATATAGAAGAGCCAAGGGAAGAGAAATGCCATTATGAGGAGCCCTGCATCAATAAGCCTGTTGATGTCCATGACAACAACAAGGCCACCTCCAAAACCTCTGACTTGGGTGGCTGGAGCTTCCTCCAAGCGGTCTCCAATCTCTCACAGCAAGGCCCTCATAAGGAGGACAAAGAAAATATGTACCTCCCTCCACAGGTTTATAAGACCCCATCAGCTACTAAGCTGACTGAGAAGAGCTTGGAATTGTGCACTGAGGACCTGGGCAGTGAGACTGGCACCATCATCACAGAAGCCAACATTTTCTCATCAGATTCTGAGGCAGAAGCAAAAGGCAAGAATGTGATGCCAAGGGAGCAACAAAAACAGCGGCAATTTTCGGGTGGAAAGAAGGGTAATGTTGTTCATAGCTTTCCACCTCCCTTGACAACGATAAGCGGCTCGGATTCTATCCAGGTTAGACCCCACAGGGAAGATGGGAGGCTCATAATGAAGGCTGTCAAGGCCCCAACTACTAAATCATGTTTCCAAGCTGAAAGGAGCAATGGCCGCCTTCGATTATGCTTTTCAAAACACTTTGCTCCTAATTTTGACTCCGAAGAACTTGCCACTCAAGATGACAATGAAGGATGTGAAAATGACAGgagtgaggaagaagaagaagaagaagcagaacaGCAAGACCAAGAAGTAGTGggagaaaataaagaagaagattttgTAGAACAATTAGAAGGTGATGATGACGAAGGAGAAAAATGTATGTGTTTGATTGAGGCTGAGGAGGTGGATGGCAATAGTTTGAAGGTTGGGGGTGAAGAAGGAATGGACAAGTTTGGAAGGCCAAGCAGGTGCAAAGAAGGTGGTGAGCATGAGAAGAAAGGGTTATTAAACTGGGAGCCTTTTTGGGTGGCTACTTAA